A part of Acidobacteriota bacterium genomic DNA contains:
- a CDS encoding ABC transporter permease subunit, protein MRKVYAIAINTFREAVRDRILYLLLIFAILIMSTARVVSLLTIGSEEKIVKDVGLAAINIFSVLIGIFVGVGLVFKEIEKKTIYTIVTKPIERYQFIVGKYFGLTMTVFINLVIMAVIFYMVLAIQSYFDPDLGKAILLTFVEILVVTAIAILFSSFSTPILSSVFTISLYVIGHLSWSFLLLKNYVDVAWGKRLCDFFYYVVPNLEYFNIRSEVVHGIPLNGWYILSASAYGVGWSLLLITLASIIFQRRNFN, encoded by the coding sequence TTGAGAAAGGTTTATGCCATTGCGATCAACACGTTCCGCGAAGCAGTGCGTGATCGCATCCTCTATCTGCTCCTCATCTTTGCGATCCTCATAATGTCGACCGCGCGTGTCGTCTCGCTCCTCACCATTGGAAGCGAAGAGAAAATAGTCAAGGATGTTGGGCTTGCTGCCATCAACATATTCAGCGTCCTGATCGGCATCTTCGTGGGAGTTGGACTCGTCTTCAAGGAGATAGAAAAGAAGACCATCTACACCATCGTCACGAAGCCGATCGAGAGATACCAGTTTATCGTCGGCAAATATTTCGGTCTCACCATGACCGTCTTCATCAATCTCGTTATCATGGCTGTTATTTTCTATATGGTGCTTGCCATCCAGAGTTACTTCGACCCTGATCTCGGTAAGGCCATCTTGCTGACCTTCGTCGAGATCCTTGTGGTAACGGCGATCGCCATCCTTTTTTCGAGCTTCTCGACTCCTATTCTGAGTTCCGTCTTCACCATTTCCCTATACGTAATAGGGCATCTCTCCTGGAGCTTTCTCCTTCTCAAGAACTACGTCGATGTAGCCTGGGGGAAACGGCTGTGCGACTTCTTCTACTACGTCGTGCCAAATCTTGAATACTTCAACATCAGGAGCGAAGTCGTCCATGGAATACCCCTGAACGGCTGGTACATCCTATCCGCTTCAGCCTATGGCGTCGGATGGAGCCTGCTACTGATAACCCTTGCCTCGATCATCTTTCAGAGGAGAAATTTCAATTGA
- a CDS encoding ABC transporter ATP-binding protein, which produces MVDKQGMNERAIEIKNLYKSFKFHLSLRTFRIIKDLSLEADRGEIYGFIGPNGAGKTTTIKLIMGLIFPDRGNIRILGQSPYDRKTRARIGFLPENPCFYEYLTGREFLDFYGRLLGIPSAERKGRSEELIALVGLSGKEDLQLRKYSRGMIQRLGFAQVLLNDPELLILDEPMSSLDPIGRRELRDIIIDLRRKGKTIFFSSHILQDAEMICDRVGIIKDGEIRLQGKLSELLSAKIKFWDVACSNFDPESAPIKKHILSSKDGERLVRIYSEMELNLFIEELGKSGGHVISILPQRETLEDLFMRKVGEKA; this is translated from the coding sequence ATGGTGGATAAGCAAGGGATGAACGAACGGGCGATAGAGATTAAAAATCTTTACAAGTCCTTCAAGTTCCATCTTTCTCTTAGAACCTTTCGGATCATCAAGGATCTTTCGCTTGAAGCGGATCGAGGGGAAATATACGGCTTCATCGGACCGAACGGAGCAGGAAAGACCACAACGATCAAGCTCATCATGGGACTGATCTTCCCCGACCGGGGGAACATCAGGATCTTAGGGCAGAGCCCTTACGATAGAAAGACTCGAGCGAGGATAGGCTTCCTTCCTGAGAATCCTTGTTTCTACGAATACCTGACCGGCCGTGAATTCCTTGATTTTTACGGGCGACTCCTCGGGATACCGTCCGCGGAGAGAAAGGGGAGATCGGAGGAGTTGATCGCACTCGTTGGATTAAGCGGGAAGGAAGATCTGCAGCTAAGAAAATATTCAAGGGGAATGATCCAGAGGCTCGGATTTGCTCAGGTCCTCCTCAACGATCCGGAGCTTCTCATCCTCGATGAGCCTATGTCCTCTCTCGATCCGATCGGGAGGCGCGAACTGCGCGACATCATCATAGATCTCAGGAGAAAAGGGAAGACTATCTTCTTCTCATCCCACATCCTTCAGGATGCCGAGATGATCTGTGACCGCGTCGGGATCATAAAAGATGGCGAGATCAGGCTTCAGGGAAAACTGAGTGAACTTCTGTCGGCGAAGATCAAATTCTGGGATGTCGCATGCTCTAATTTCGATCCTGAAAGCGCTCCAATCAAGAAACATATCCTCTCAAGCAAGGATGGGGAACGCCTCGTAAGGATCTATTCCGAAATGGAGCTGAACCTCTTTATCGAAGAGCTCGGGAAGAGTGGAGGTCATGTAATATCCATCCTTCCGCAGAGAGAAACCCTTGAAGATCTCTTCATGCGCAAGGTCGGCGAGAAGGCCTGA
- a CDS encoding glycosyltransferase family 4 protein, giving the protein MRIRICHIITKLELGGAQQNTLYTVSHLDKRRFDPVLICGTGGILDEEARKLEGVRVYFLPSLVRSVNPIKDPKVLLEIQAILKREAPDIVHTHSSKAGILGRWGAFLADVPVIIHSIHGFGFHNEQSFLKRNLFIVLERMTSKITTKFIAVSSDNIKTGKLLGILSDGQTVLIRSGIKLADFCHSNSDDGMRLRQRSGIPSEAPLVGMASCFKPQKSPVDFVNIAAQLIKQVKDAYFLMAGDGELRFEIEEEIKKNSLEGRILLLGWNRDMPSFMRAIDVLVLTSLWEGLPRVIPEAFASGKPVVATAVDGAKDVIQDGKNGFLLAPHDINGFASRIAMLLKNKDLSRRFAKEGKKMLDDFDIDMMVRKQEDLYLSLTSRAA; this is encoded by the coding sequence ATGAGAATTAGAATCTGCCATATCATAACGAAACTCGAGCTGGGCGGAGCACAGCAGAACACCCTTTATACTGTCTCACATCTTGATAAAAGGAGATTCGATCCTGTCTTGATCTGCGGAACAGGAGGAATTCTGGATGAGGAAGCCAGGAAGCTGGAAGGTGTACGAGTCTATTTTCTTCCTTCCCTTGTACGCAGCGTGAATCCTATCAAAGACCCGAAGGTGCTGTTAGAGATACAAGCCATTCTGAAGAGGGAAGCTCCGGACATCGTTCACACACACAGCAGCAAGGCGGGGATTCTCGGGAGATGGGGGGCCTTCCTTGCAGATGTACCGGTCATCATCCATAGTATCCATGGGTTCGGATTCCACAATGAGCAGAGCTTCTTGAAGAGAAACCTTTTCATCGTCTTAGAGAGAATGACCTCGAAGATTACGACTAAGTTCATCGCCGTTTCGAGCGACAACATTAAGACCGGAAAACTTCTTGGGATTCTATCAGATGGGCAAACCGTATTGATCAGGAGTGGAATCAAGCTTGCTGATTTCTGTCATTCTAATTCTGATGATGGGATGAGGCTCAGGCAGCGGTCAGGGATCCCGTCTGAAGCACCCCTCGTGGGAATGGCCAGCTGCTTCAAGCCCCAGAAATCCCCTGTCGATTTCGTGAATATCGCTGCGCAGTTGATAAAGCAGGTGAAGGATGCTTACTTCCTGATGGCCGGTGATGGTGAGCTAAGGTTCGAGATAGAAGAAGAGATCAAGAAAAATTCATTGGAAGGAAGAATCCTTTTGCTAGGGTGGAACCGCGATATGCCGTCTTTCATGAGGGCCATTGACGTCCTGGTTCTGACGTCTTTATGGGAGGGCCTCCCGAGAGTCATCCCGGAGGCCTTTGCATCGGGGAAACCAGTCGTGGCGACGGCCGTTGATGGTGCAAAGGATGTCATCCAGGATGGGAAGAACGGCTTCCTCTTGGCTCCGCATGATATAAATGGCTTTGCATCCCGCATCGCCATGCTGCTGAAAAATAAGGATCTTTCCAGGAGGTTTGCAAAAGAGGGAAAGAAGATGCTCGATGATTTCGACATCGATATGATGGTCAGAAAGCAAGAGGATCTTTATCTTTCTCTCACTTCACGCGCCGCATGA
- a CDS encoding FAD-dependent oxidoreductase translates to MILIIGAGLAGLSAAYHIKDGDYIIVEKESEAGGLCRSMKVGGFTFDYAGHLLHINDPYFSSFITEVFPGVFTGHERRSFIYSKGVYTPYPFQINTFGLPRDAVFECLYGFVKARICERNGFSSMTTGERYKKNKGRNAEKNVKEIKKARKAREAKEAKEETEAEREEELSFKRWILKKFGVGFANHFLFPFNEKMYCRNLEELSSEWTNWSIPVPSLQDVMAGAIGIKKTSVGYNKTFLYPVSGGIEVLANRLASKCRNLLLDSEIDSIDLLKKEAHLRNGGFIRYGTLISTIPLDGLLSISRNIPEEIAGFGKHLKYVKVMNINIGFEGKLKNDFHWIYFPECNLPFYRVGFPTNFSKGVAPEGYSSLYAEVSLRGEETPDMESMTEELLEALIRLKIIENEKKIVVRDVNMLDPAYVVFDFFRKNNIEKIATALEKMDVITAGRFGGWDYLPMEGAFLAGQRAASVVLKSR, encoded by the coding sequence ATGATCCTTATAATTGGCGCCGGTCTGGCAGGGTTAAGCGCCGCCTATCATATCAAAGACGGAGATTACATCATCGTGGAGAAAGAATCTGAAGCAGGCGGCCTCTGTCGGAGCATGAAGGTGGGAGGCTTCACATTCGATTATGCCGGCCATCTCCTTCATATCAATGACCCTTATTTCTCTTCATTCATTACGGAGGTGTTTCCCGGCGTATTTACAGGGCATGAGAGAAGATCGTTCATATATTCGAAAGGAGTTTACACACCATATCCCTTCCAGATAAATACATTTGGTCTTCCGAGGGATGCAGTCTTTGAATGCCTGTACGGCTTCGTTAAAGCCAGAATCTGTGAGAGGAATGGATTTTCCAGTATGACCACGGGAGAGAGATATAAGAAGAATAAAGGAAGAAATGCAGAGAAAAATGTGAAAGAGATAAAGAAGGCAAGAAAAGCAAGGGAAGCAAAAGAGGCGAAAGAAGAGACAGAAGCAGAGCGAGAAGAAGAGCTATCCTTTAAAAGATGGATATTGAAAAAATTCGGTGTTGGGTTCGCAAACCATTTTCTCTTCCCCTTCAATGAAAAGATGTACTGCCGGAACCTTGAGGAACTCTCCTCGGAATGGACTAATTGGTCCATTCCAGTTCCGTCTCTTCAGGATGTCATGGCAGGAGCCATTGGCATCAAGAAGACGAGTGTTGGATACAATAAGACTTTTCTCTATCCGGTATCTGGGGGGATAGAGGTCCTGGCCAATCGATTGGCTTCAAAATGCAGGAACCTTCTGCTCGACTCGGAGATTGATTCCATAGATCTTCTAAAGAAAGAGGCTCATCTCAGAAACGGTGGTTTCATAAGATATGGTACCTTGATCTCGACGATCCCTCTGGACGGATTGCTGTCAATCTCCAGAAACATTCCTGAAGAGATCGCCGGATTTGGGAAGCATCTCAAGTATGTAAAAGTTATGAACATAAACATAGGCTTTGAAGGAAAGTTGAAGAACGATTTTCACTGGATCTATTTTCCTGAATGCAATCTGCCGTTTTATAGGGTGGGATTTCCTACTAATTTCTCGAAAGGAGTGGCACCGGAAGGTTACTCGAGTCTCTATGCAGAAGTCTCATTGAGAGGCGAAGAAACGCCGGATATGGAAAGCATGACAGAAGAGCTTCTTGAAGCTCTCATCAGATTGAAGATTATTGAAAATGAAAAAAAGATCGTGGTGCGGGATGTCAATATGCTGGACCCTGCCTATGTTGTATTCGATTTCTTCAGAAAGAATAACATAGAGAAGATCGCAACAGCTCTGGAGAAGATGGATGTAATAACGGCAGGCCGTTTTGGAGGATGGGACTATCTTCCCATGGAAGGAGCTTTCCTTGCAGGCCAACGTGCAGCCAGCGTCGTGCTAAAATCCCGATGA
- a CDS encoding MraY family glycosyltransferase, producing the protein MMQYLLYVATFFLALLFSLYLTPVFRKAAIKFNIVDRPDGRLKNHAEPTPYLGGLSIYVSFLLALSLTFDFSKEVLGTLLAGSIILILGLIDDFGVLGPWAKLAGQSLAAVVLIKSSIFIKLTFIPFWLAIPLTFLWLIAITNAFNLVDIMDGLSAGIAFISTVFLFAVAWMNERVMIAMLLSALAGSILGFLKYNFHPARIYMGDAGSLFIGLTIGSLAMINSYTINNRVASIVPIIILGVPIFDMLFVMYVRWRRGLPIMTGSPDHFALRLRKWRLSTRGTVVLSYLIAAFFGLMGILIVLSGYFWAYVFLGIILLSALVSAIWLKKIDMSL; encoded by the coding sequence ATGATGCAATATCTTCTCTACGTTGCAACTTTCTTTCTGGCGCTCCTCTTCTCGCTTTATCTGACCCCGGTCTTCAGGAAGGCGGCCATTAAATTCAACATCGTGGATAGACCGGATGGCAGGCTCAAGAATCATGCCGAGCCAACCCCCTATCTCGGAGGATTGAGCATCTATGTCTCGTTCCTCCTTGCTCTCTCGCTTACATTCGATTTCAGCAAAGAGGTTCTCGGGACGCTCCTGGCGGGCTCCATCATCCTTATCCTTGGACTCATCGACGACTTCGGCGTACTCGGTCCATGGGCGAAGCTCGCTGGCCAGTCTCTGGCAGCAGTCGTCCTCATCAAATCATCGATCTTCATCAAGCTAACGTTCATTCCATTCTGGCTTGCCATCCCGCTAACCTTCTTATGGCTCATTGCCATCACCAATGCCTTCAACCTGGTGGACATCATGGATGGGCTCTCTGCCGGTATTGCCTTCATCTCGACAGTCTTTCTCTTTGCCGTGGCCTGGATGAACGAGAGGGTCATGATCGCCATGCTCCTCTCGGCGCTGGCGGGAAGTATTCTCGGTTTCCTTAAATACAATTTTCATCCGGCGAGGATCTACATGGGGGATGCAGGAAGCCTCTTCATCGGCCTCACAATAGGCTCGCTTGCCATGATCAACTCTTACACAATCAACAACCGTGTGGCTTCCATCGTTCCTATAATCATTCTCGGTGTTCCGATTTTTGACATGCTCTTCGTAATGTACGTCAGGTGGAGAAGGGGGCTCCCGATCATGACCGGCAGCCCCGACCATTTTGCGCTGCGCCTTAGAAAGTGGAGGCTTTCGACCCGAGGAACCGTCGTTCTCAGTTACCTGATTGCCGCTTTCTTCGGGCTCATGGGAATATTGATTGTCTTGTCCGGCTATTTCTGGGCTTATGTTTTCCTTGGTATCATCCTTCTATCAGCACTGGTCTCTGCCATATGGCTCAAGAAGATCGATATGAGTCTTTGA
- a CDS encoding glycosyltransferase family 2 protein, translating into MVESRKLDLVSVIVITWNSEKFIEECLSSVFKQSYPQIEVIVTDNGSGDSTTQIIRSRFQSVILIENKQNLGYCKANNIALKSAKGTYLLFLNSDVILENDYIEKCIDGFKTDSKIGMITGKILRFDRITIDSTGQFLTRSRKTKERGYGSRDDGRFDIEGRVFSVCGASAFYRRRMIEDISYADGELFDEDFFSFHEDIDVGWRGNLHGWNGYYIPDAIAYHYRGGTAGSLFWRRYFQIAARPSEIKYHIVKNRYLSILKNDSLGSYLRDLPFILSRDLIVFTYLLFSSPGVLALLFKNRKLFRKAMEKRSSMVKGRLAA; encoded by the coding sequence ATGGTAGAGAGCAGGAAATTGGATCTCGTATCTGTAATCGTCATCACCTGGAACAGTGAGAAGTTTATCGAAGAGTGTCTTTCTTCCGTTTTCAAACAGAGCTACCCGCAGATCGAGGTCATAGTTACGGATAACGGCTCAGGCGATTCAACCACTCAGATCATCAGGAGCAGATTTCAATCGGTCATCTTGATAGAAAACAAACAGAATCTTGGATACTGCAAGGCGAACAACATCGCTCTGAAAAGTGCGAAGGGAACTTATCTCCTGTTTCTGAATAGCGATGTGATCCTCGAAAACGATTACATTGAGAAGTGCATAGATGGGTTCAAAACGGATAGCAAAATAGGCATGATCACCGGGAAGATCCTGAGGTTTGACCGGATCACCATCGATTCGACAGGGCAGTTCCTTACAAGGAGCAGGAAGACTAAAGAACGGGGATACGGAAGCCGTGATGACGGGCGCTTCGACATTGAAGGAAGAGTATTTTCCGTTTGCGGGGCGTCTGCATTTTATAGGAGAAGGATGATAGAAGATATTTCTTACGCTGATGGAGAGCTTTTCGATGAGGATTTCTTCTCTTTCCATGAGGATATTGACGTGGGATGGAGGGGCAACCTTCATGGCTGGAATGGGTATTACATTCCAGATGCCATTGCTTACCATTATCGTGGTGGAACGGCAGGTAGCTTATTCTGGCGCAGATATTTTCAGATTGCCGCGAGGCCTTCTGAGATAAAATATCATATCGTGAAGAACCGCTATCTGAGCATATTGAAGAACGACTCCCTGGGCTCTTACCTGAGAGATCTGCCCTTCATACTTTCGAGAGATCTCATCGTCTTTACCTATCTCTTGTTTTCATCGCCGGGAGTCCTTGCCCTCTTATTCAAGAACAGGAAGCTCTTTCGCAAAGCCATGGAGAAGAGATCGTCTATGGTCAAAGGGAGATTGGCCGCATGA